The following are from one region of the Bradyrhizobium septentrionale genome:
- a CDS encoding FGGY-family carbohydrate kinase: protein MTASASRDVIIGIDAGTSLIKAVAFTLAGEQLADVSRPNVYSSPAGGHVVQDMARTWSDTVAVIRALANALPDLSARIAAIAVTGQGDGTWLIDDDGRPVAPALLWLDSRAGRLVEEIRGSDRNAPLYRRTGSGLIACQQGPQLAWLQAHVPDTIARATTAFHCKDWLYFLLTGERATDPSEATFSCGDYRKRGFDAETARLIGIADLTRLFPQVVDGAVATHPLTAAAAIETGLPEGVPVCLGYVDVICNALGAGLYDPSPDVGCTIIGSTGMHMRLVRSADAVTLNREATGYTMPFPVPGHYAQMQSNMAATLNIDWMLDLACDMLAAEGVTRTRADLIGRLDDQVLQAKPGEVLFHPFISDAGERGPFVSHEASAQFFGLRSRHRYGDLMRGVMEGLAFAARDCYAAMGSLPRDVRITGGAAKSRALGVILGAALDCDVRICSRGEAGAAGAAMIAAVAIDAYPDMRACAEQWVAPHLSPPQSPDAALAKRYASIFPTYLDARLASRPVWKQLAALRAGGDHV from the coding sequence ATGACTGCTTCCGCAAGCCGCGATGTCATCATTGGCATTGATGCCGGCACGTCGCTGATCAAGGCGGTGGCGTTCACACTGGCCGGCGAGCAGCTTGCTGATGTTTCGCGGCCGAATGTGTACAGCAGTCCGGCCGGCGGTCATGTCGTGCAGGACATGGCGCGGACCTGGAGCGATACGGTTGCGGTCATTCGCGCCCTCGCGAACGCCTTGCCGGACTTGTCGGCACGGATCGCGGCAATCGCGGTGACCGGGCAGGGTGACGGCACCTGGCTGATCGATGACGATGGCCGGCCGGTTGCGCCGGCGCTGCTGTGGCTGGACTCTCGCGCCGGGCGGCTGGTCGAGGAGATCCGCGGCAGCGATCGCAACGCGCCGCTGTACCGGCGTACGGGCTCTGGGCTCATTGCCTGCCAGCAGGGGCCGCAACTGGCGTGGCTTCAGGCGCACGTGCCCGACACGATTGCGAGGGCGACCACTGCCTTCCATTGCAAGGACTGGCTCTATTTCCTGCTCACCGGCGAGCGCGCAACCGATCCATCGGAGGCCACCTTCTCCTGCGGCGATTACCGCAAGCGCGGCTTTGATGCGGAGACGGCGCGGTTGATCGGTATCGCCGACCTGACCCGCCTGTTCCCGCAAGTCGTTGACGGTGCGGTCGCAACGCATCCGCTCACCGCGGCGGCCGCGATCGAGACCGGCCTGCCGGAAGGCGTGCCGGTTTGCCTTGGCTATGTCGACGTGATCTGCAACGCGCTCGGTGCCGGGCTCTACGATCCGTCACCGGATGTCGGCTGCACCATCATCGGTTCGACCGGCATGCATATGCGGCTGGTCCGGAGCGCAGACGCGGTGACGCTGAACCGGGAGGCAACCGGCTACACCATGCCGTTCCCGGTGCCCGGTCACTATGCCCAGATGCAGTCGAACATGGCGGCGACGCTGAACATCGACTGGATGCTCGATCTCGCATGCGACATGCTGGCGGCGGAAGGCGTGACGCGCACGCGCGCCGACCTGATCGGACGGCTCGACGATCAGGTGCTGCAGGCCAAGCCCGGCGAGGTGCTGTTCCATCCGTTCATCTCCGATGCCGGCGAGCGTGGTCCGTTCGTCTCGCATGAGGCCAGCGCGCAATTCTTCGGCCTGCGCTCGCGCCACCGCTATGGAGATTTGATGCGAGGCGTGATGGAAGGTTTGGCCTTCGCCGCACGGGATTGCTATGCCGCGATGGGCTCGTTGCCGCGCGATGTCAGGATCACCGGTGGCGCGGCGAAGAGCCGCGCGCTTGGCGTGATCCTCGGCGCCGCACTGGATTGCGACGTCCGCATCTGCAGCCGCGGCGAGGCCGGCGCCGCAGGTGCGGCGATGATCGCCGCCGTCGCGATCGATGCCTATCCCGACATGCGCGCCTGCGCCGAGCAGTGGGTTGCGCCGCATCTCAGTCCCCCGCAATCGCCTGACGCTGCGCTGGCGAAGCGCTACGCCAGCATCTTCCCGACCTATCTCGATGCGAGGCTGGCGTCGCGACCGGTCTGGAAGCAACTCGCCGCGCTGCGCGCCGGAGGCGATCATGTCTAA
- a CDS encoding 2-hydroxyacid dehydrogenase has protein sequence MSKPIAIVGDRFMLPAVFAEHIRTACGNGVDIRTLEQPWPDEPMEHGYAGSKLDGLKEFMGRPDEIMAFVGDAELLVTHLAPISRAMLERMPKLKFIAVSRGGPVNIDMQAARDHNVLVVNTPGRNASAVAEFTIGAILAETRLIRSGHEALRAGEWRGDLYRADRTGRELGEMTVGIVGYGAIGSRVVKLLKAFGCKILVADPYVQLSAQDRNDGVEHVGLGELLGRADVITLHARVTPETTRFIGRDALARLKPGAFLINTARGPLVDYEALHDALASGHLGGATLDTFAVEPVPADWPLLQLPNVTLTPHIAGASVRTVTVAAEQAAEEVRRFLAGEPPLHPC, from the coding sequence ATGTCTAAGCCCATCGCCATTGTCGGCGACCGCTTCATGCTGCCCGCGGTGTTTGCCGAGCACATCCGGACGGCCTGCGGCAATGGCGTCGATATCCGCACCCTGGAGCAGCCCTGGCCGGACGAGCCGATGGAGCACGGCTACGCCGGCTCGAAGCTCGATGGCCTGAAGGAATTCATGGGGCGGCCGGACGAGATCATGGCCTTTGTCGGCGATGCCGAGCTGCTCGTCACCCACCTCGCGCCGATCTCACGCGCGATGCTGGAGCGGATGCCGAAGCTGAAGTTCATTGCGGTGTCGCGGGGTGGACCGGTCAACATCGACATGCAGGCGGCGCGCGACCACAATGTGCTGGTGGTCAATACGCCCGGCCGCAATGCGAGCGCAGTGGCGGAGTTCACCATCGGAGCGATTCTCGCCGAGACGCGCCTGATCCGCAGCGGTCACGAGGCACTGCGTGCCGGCGAGTGGCGCGGCGATCTCTATCGCGCCGACCGCACCGGGCGCGAGCTCGGCGAGATGACGGTGGGCATCGTCGGTTACGGCGCGATCGGCAGCCGCGTCGTGAAGCTGCTGAAAGCCTTCGGCTGCAAGATCCTGGTCGCCGATCCCTATGTCCAGCTCAGCGCCCAGGACCGCAACGACGGCGTCGAGCATGTCGGGCTCGGCGAATTGCTCGGCCGCGCCGATGTCATCACGTTGCACGCGCGGGTTACGCCGGAGACCACCCGCTTTATCGGGCGCGACGCGCTGGCGCGGCTCAAGCCCGGCGCGTTCCTGATCAACACCGCGCGCGGTCCGCTGGTCGATTACGAGGCGCTGCACGATGCGCTGGCATCGGGGCATCTCGGCGGCGCCACGCTCGACACCTTTGCGGTCGAGCCGGTCCCGGCGGACTGGCCGCTGCTGCAGCTTCCCAACGTCACGCTGACGCCGCATATCGCCGGAGCCTCCGTGCGGACCGTCACCGTGGCCGCCGAGCAGGCGGCCGAAGAGGTTCGCCGCTTCCTGGCCGGCGAACCACCACTCCATCCGTGCTGA
- a CDS encoding class II aldolase/adducin family protein — protein sequence MTREERQLREAIIAKCRWMNASGLNQGTSGNISARYKDRMLITPSATPYDSMKPDMIASMPLEGDYGAWEGPLQPSTEWRFHLDITRARPDVGAIVHTHSTYATVLAIARKPIPACHYMMAAFGGTDIRCAGYARYGTKELSDHAIAALEGRNGCLLANHGMIALGANLDKAMWLAVELETIARQYYLSLALESRVILSDEEIADTAKGFSTYGLQAPKPKARATAKAAPRRAEKRRSGRR from the coding sequence ATGACCCGTGAGGAACGACAATTGCGCGAGGCGATCATTGCCAAGTGTCGATGGATGAACGCGTCGGGTCTCAACCAGGGGACATCTGGCAACATCTCCGCCCGCTACAAGGACCGGATGCTGATCACGCCGTCGGCGACCCCCTATGATTCGATGAAGCCGGACATGATCGCGTCGATGCCGCTCGAAGGCGACTATGGCGCGTGGGAAGGGCCGCTGCAGCCGTCCACCGAATGGCGCTTCCATCTCGACATCACGCGCGCCCGGCCCGATGTCGGCGCCATCGTCCATACCCACTCGACCTACGCGACCGTGCTCGCGATCGCGCGCAAGCCGATCCCGGCCTGCCACTACATGATGGCGGCGTTCGGCGGCACCGACATCCGCTGCGCCGGCTATGCGCGCTACGGCACCAAGGAGTTGTCGGACCATGCGATCGCGGCGCTGGAAGGCCGCAATGGCTGCCTGCTCGCCAACCACGGCATGATCGCGCTCGGCGCCAATCTCGACAAGGCGATGTGGCTCGCGGTCGAGCTCGAGACCATCGCGCGGCAGTACTACCTCTCGCTCGCGCTCGAATCGCGCGTGATCCTGAGCGACGAGGAGATTGCCGACACCGCGAAGGGGTTCTCCACCTATGGCTTGCAGGCGCCAAAGCCGAAGGCCCGCGCGACGGCAAAGGCCGCGCCGCGTCGCGCCGAGAAGCGGCGTAGCGGCAGGCGATGA
- a CDS encoding glycerol-3-phosphate dehydrogenase, whose product MTGTAPVAGGDYGLVDLAIVGGGINGAGIARDAAGRGLKVLLCEKDDFAEGTSSRSGKLIHGGLRYLEYYEFRLVREALIEREVLLASAPHIIWPMRFVLPHSPEQRPAWLVRTGLLLYDHLGGRKQLPASRSLDLSRAPEGAPLQEEFRQGFEYSDCWVDDARLVILNLIDAAQNGACILPRTRAVRARREGDVWLLEMQSDGGTTQVVRSRALVNAAGPWVQDVIQGVAGLNSAQSVRLVKGSHIVVPKFWNGPQAYLLQNSDRRVIFVNPYEGDLALIGTTDIPYQERAEDVAIDQDETDYLLQVLRRYFRTPPQPGEIVHAFSGVRPLYDDNADNPSAVTRDYVFEIHGAEGAPPLLSIFGGKITTYRRLAEQALQRLVPWFPRMSSAWTADRPLPGGDIGGSFDDFSNGLARDYPDLPRKLIQHYARLYGTRARELLGSARISSDLGRHFGGDFYECEAVYLREKEWARRSADFLDRRTKHGLHLTPAQRMAFESSI is encoded by the coding sequence ATGACAGGGACTGCGCCGGTCGCCGGCGGGGACTACGGACTGGTCGATCTCGCAATCGTTGGTGGCGGCATCAACGGCGCCGGCATCGCCCGCGACGCCGCCGGCCGCGGGCTGAAGGTCCTGCTCTGCGAGAAGGACGATTTCGCCGAGGGCACCTCGTCGCGCTCGGGCAAGCTGATCCATGGCGGGCTGCGCTATCTCGAATATTACGAGTTCCGCCTGGTGCGCGAGGCATTGATCGAGCGCGAGGTGCTGCTCGCCTCCGCGCCCCACATCATCTGGCCGATGCGCTTCGTGCTGCCGCATTCGCCGGAGCAGCGACCGGCCTGGCTGGTCCGCACCGGGCTGTTGCTCTACGACCATCTCGGCGGCCGCAAGCAGCTGCCGGCGAGCCGCAGCCTGGATCTGTCGCGGGCCCCGGAGGGCGCGCCGCTGCAAGAGGAATTCCGCCAAGGCTTTGAATATTCCGACTGCTGGGTCGACGACGCCCGGCTGGTGATCCTCAATCTGATCGATGCGGCGCAGAACGGCGCCTGCATCCTGCCGCGCACGCGGGCGGTGCGTGCGCGCCGGGAAGGCGATGTCTGGCTGCTCGAGATGCAGAGCGATGGCGGCACGACGCAGGTCGTACGATCCCGCGCGCTGGTCAACGCCGCCGGACCATGGGTTCAGGACGTCATCCAGGGCGTGGCGGGACTGAACTCCGCCCAGAGCGTCCGGCTGGTCAAGGGCAGCCACATCGTGGTGCCGAAATTCTGGAATGGGCCGCAGGCCTATCTGCTGCAAAACAGCGATCGCCGGGTGATCTTCGTCAACCCCTATGAGGGCGATCTGGCGCTGATCGGCACCACCGACATTCCCTATCAGGAGCGCGCCGAGGACGTCGCGATCGACCAGGACGAGACCGATTATCTGTTGCAGGTGCTGCGCCGCTATTTCCGGACGCCGCCGCAACCGGGCGAGATCGTGCACGCCTTCTCCGGAGTCCGGCCGCTCTATGACGACAATGCCGACAATCCGTCGGCCGTGACGCGCGACTATGTGTTCGAGATTCACGGCGCCGAGGGCGCGCCGCCGCTGCTCTCGATCTTTGGCGGCAAGATCACGACCTACCGCCGGCTGGCGGAGCAGGCGCTGCAGCGGCTCGTGCCGTGGTTTCCCAGGATGTCGTCGGCCTGGACCGCGGATCGGCCGCTGCCGGGCGGCGATATCGGCGGCAGCTTCGATGATTTCTCAAATGGGCTGGCGCGCGACTATCCCGATCTGCCGCGGAAGCTCATTCAGCACTATGCGCGCCTTTATGGGACGCGCGCGCGTGAGCTCCTGGGTTCGGCTCGCATCTCAAGCGATCTGGGCCGCCATTTCGGCGGTGACTTCTATGAATGCGAAGCGGTGTATCTTCGCGAGAAGGAGTGGGCGAGAAGGTCCGCCGACTTCCTGGATCGGCGCACCAAGCACGGCCTGCATTTGACGCCGGCGCAGCGGATGGCGTTTGAGAGTTCGATCTAG
- a CDS encoding ABC transporter ATP-binding protein: MEIKMSEIATGSPKGHIEVKNFSLSYETIDGAVQAVTDTYIHVKPGEFVSIVGPSGCGKSTFLNAVAGFLKPTTGTITVDGERVSGPSAERGMVFQQYSLFPWKTVRENVEFGLKMRGMPRSQRERAARTLLGLSGLEAFEKHYPEKLSGGMKQRVGIVRALATGPKVLLLDEPFGALDAQTRVIMQQILTNMWQRLKISVLFVTHDIDEAIFLSDRVYCMTARPGSIKAEIPIPLERPRQQSMMMSSEFLALRRGLMSLIREESLKAMGGEINDLGMQGLNIELHGHSLAEIL; this comes from the coding sequence ATGGAGATCAAAATGAGCGAGATCGCGACCGGCTCGCCGAAGGGGCATATCGAGGTCAAGAACTTCTCGCTGAGCTATGAGACCATCGATGGGGCTGTCCAGGCCGTTACCGACACCTACATCCATGTGAAGCCGGGCGAGTTCGTGTCGATCGTCGGACCTTCGGGCTGCGGCAAGTCCACGTTCCTGAATGCGGTGGCGGGCTTTCTCAAGCCCACCACGGGCACTATCACGGTCGACGGCGAGCGCGTGAGCGGCCCCAGCGCCGAGCGCGGCATGGTGTTCCAGCAATACTCGCTGTTCCCCTGGAAGACGGTGCGGGAAAACGTCGAGTTCGGCCTGAAGATGCGCGGCATGCCGCGCTCGCAGCGCGAGCGCGCCGCGCGCACCCTGCTCGGCCTCTCCGGGCTCGAGGCCTTCGAAAAGCACTATCCGGAAAAGCTCTCCGGCGGCATGAAGCAGCGCGTCGGCATCGTGCGCGCGCTCGCCACGGGCCCGAAGGTGCTGCTGCTCGATGAACCCTTCGGCGCGCTCGACGCGCAGACCCGCGTCATCATGCAGCAGATCCTCACTAACATGTGGCAGCGGCTGAAGATTTCGGTGCTGTTCGTCACGCACGACATTGATGAGGCAATCTTCCTTTCCGATCGCGTCTACTGCATGACCGCCCGCCCCGGTTCGATCAAGGCCGAAATCCCGATTCCACTGGAGCGGCCGCGCCAGCAGTCAATGATGATGTCCTCGGAATTCCTGGCCCTGCGCCGTGGACTGATGTCACTGATCCGCGAGGAGAGCCTGAAGGCCATGGGCGGCGAGATCAATGATCTCGGCATGCAGGGCCTGAACATCGAACTGCACGGCCATTCGCTAGCCGAGATACTTTAA